From the Balearica regulorum gibbericeps isolate bBalReg1 chromosome 11, bBalReg1.pri, whole genome shotgun sequence genome, the window aaggaCAAGGCTCATGATGTGTCTCCCTCCGTGAGGACCAGTGGGATACTGCATCTGCACCCGGCAAGCGCCCTGAGCCAAGGCAGATAAGtccagctgctctctgggaggggagaggtgcCTCTGGGTAAGCcaaggggaggagaagcagccagCGGTAGGGAGAGGGTGTCTCACCACGCGGGGGTGAAATCTCACTCTTCTTCCAGGGAGAAGAAATCACGACCACCTACTTTGAGCAGTCCGTGGTCTGGGTGCCTGGGGAAAAGCCCATTCAGAACAAGGAGTTCCTGAAGAGCTCCAAAATTTTTGACATTTGCAGAAATGTGACCATCTACTGGATCCACCCCACACCAATAGCAGGTACAAGGAGCCATCTCCTCCTCGAAGTGCTCGTGAGCCCCCTCACTGGGATGAGCCCTGACACCCATCCCTGCCCCTCTGCCATTTGCCCCAGCGCAACATGGTGGGAACCCATTTCTGCAGCCTCATTGTGCATCTCAGACATAAACACAGTGTTGGCCACAATTGCAAGAGAACATGGCCAACGTAATAGCAGGGGCTGAAGTTTCTCTGGGAAAAGTGCTCATCtcttccagctccccacagccctgcactTTGCAGAGTGGCCACCCTCCTCATAagaaggctaaaaaaaaaataaatccccaaaCCGTTTGTACCTGCAGAGAAGCCAGCGCTGCTGGAAACTGGGACGCCTAAATCCTTGTCACTGCATGAACATCAGAGCATGAGCAGACATCTGCATCTAAATCACACAACGGGGTTGCCACCTCCAGCTGTTCACTACACAGCCCTCACAGAGGTTGCGGCCTCTGAGATCCGCCAGCGTAATTACTTGCTCTCTCTAACCCACTTCTGCCTGAATTAGATAGTTTAAAAACCCCTACCGAGAAAactccctctgctctgcagccacagaGGCACACCTCGTCCCCCATGGGTACCAGTCAGCTCACGGCCATCGATGGTCCCGGGAGCAAGTGGGCATCAGAGATCTGCAACGCAGGGGGAAGCTGCTGTCCTCGGCTGCTGTCCCCTTTCTGCTTCCTCAGTCCCTGCTGTTAAAtcctgctggaaagaaaattaatgtcaCTGTGGGTCTTACCTAAGCTACCAAcaggtgctgcagctgggccTGATCTGCCCCAAATCATGGTGCTTCACTGGGGCTCTACAGCTCCCCCCTGCAGTAGCAGTACCCACCACGAGGACATGCTTCCCCACACCCGCAGCCCTGTGCAGGGGATGCCAACACCACCCACGGGCACCTGCCACCATGAGCATAGGGAGGAGATGGGCCATGTTTTCTCTaccctctcctcctgccataTTATCTCCTACAGCCCTTTGCCCAGGCTTGGTAAGAGCAGGAGACAATGGAGTAGAGCTGGTTTGCTGGTGGGTCTTCTCAGGTCAGAGcagtttcctcctcttcttgttCCATGGCATCAAATTTGGTAGAGACATTAAtgcctgctgctgcatttttcctcCTGATCCCCAGTTGCTGACAGCAACATTTGGGCTCTTCCTGTAGCTCCTGAGCTGGCTGACCTTGAAGGGGCAGAAGAAGAAGACCCTGAGCTGCTGATGGAGAACCAGAGCTGGTTGGATGGGGGGAGTGAACACGAGGTGGAGAAGGATGCACAGACAGGGCCCAAGCGTCGGGCACGGCAGCTCACCGAGGAGGACCTGCCCATCAACGACTATGTGAGTGCAGGGTATCacaccctggggtgccccaACCATGCTCCTGGTGTGTCCTGGCCATGGTCCTGGGGTGCTCTGGTCATGCTCCTGGGGTGTCCTGGCTGAGCTCCTTGGGATGTCCTGTCCATGCTTCTGGAGTGCCCTATCCACACTCCTAGGGTGGTCTGGTCATGCTCCTGGGGTGTCCTGGTCGTGTTCCTGgggtgcccaggctgccctCCTGGGATATCCTGTCCATGCTCCTGGGGTGCCCTTGCCACGTGCCCCCCTCACTGCGCTGACGCTGGCTCTTCCCGGCAGTCGGAGAACGGGCTGGAGTTCCACCCCTTGTGGGATGAGCGAGGCTACTGCTGTGCCCAGTGCCGCCGCGCCAACCGCTACTGCCGGAGGGTCTGCGAGCCCCTCCTGGGCTACTACCCCTACCCCTACTGCTACCAGGGCGGGAGGGTCATCTGCCGGATCATCATGCCCTGCAACTGGTGGATTGCACGGATGCTGGGCAGAGTGTAGCACCCACCACGTAGTACCCAGCACTTGGGTGCTGCCCTATGCCCGCCTGCCGCATCGCCATCCATCTGGATGACACGGCCGACGCGCAGGTTATTAGCTGCTTGATTGCCGGTGAGCGTGCAAGCCCACCGGCCGCGGCACCCTCACCGAGCAGGCACCGCCTGTCCCCTCCCCGCACCCTGTGCTCctcccgtggggctgggggaggccaTGCTCCAGTGCATCGTTGCCACGCTGAGTGGCAAGAGGCAAACAATAAACGTCTTGTATGAGCGattgcaaagaaaatggaaagtcaTTTAGTCTCAGTCTGTGATGCTTAATGGGTCTGAGAAGTGATCTAATTGCTCAGCTGCTTCGTCACGAGCATCCATAACTCAGGTACCGGGACTGTCGGTGCTTGCCTCACTGGGAACGTGTGGAGGTCCCTAATTTGCTCCCTGACGGCGTTAGTAGTTGTTCAGCACGTCCCGACCTTCTGCTCCAGCATGCTCTGACGTGTTCTGTAGTTACTAGTGATGGCTCAGGGGTGGCACCAGTCCCTCCGGGAGTGACGCGCAGCATGGCAGCATGCAGGCAAGGCGGGGGCAGGAGTGGTCTCAAGGAGCCCCTGGGGAACCGGGCAGACAAAGccagagggagcagcagcatggaGGGCTCCAAGTGCCATCAGCTGTACCCAGACCTGTGACCAACAAACAGGCAAAACCCATGCTGTAGGAGGCAAAAAAAGTCCTTGACACTGCAGCCGCCCTGAGCCGGacactgcctgcagcagcgCTGAGGGCTAACGGCCCAAATCCCGGTGCACCCCCCGCACAGCCTTCCTCTGCTCGCGGCCGGGGGGCTCAGGCCTGATCCCAGGTTCCGGCTCTCATCCCAGGCAGCGGGGTGCTGCCAAGCAGCTTTGACATCCCACGGGTGTCACCTGGCAAAACCCCCTTGATGTCACCAAGGGTGACGCGCTG encodes:
- the TNMD gene encoding tenomodulin, encoding MGGTARESPEDCRFLDAEASKTRKKTCTRYQICGLLFSVLLISLILIFFGVKYLWSPTPRKVYDMEHTFFSHGEKKKIVMEIDPLARTETFRSGNGSEEILEIHDFKNGITGIFFVGLQKCFIKTQTKVLPETTEAKIPELEGEEITTTYFEQSVVWVPGEKPIQNKEFLKSSKIFDICRNVTIYWIHPTPIAAPELADLEGAEEEDPELLMENQSWLDGGSEHEVEKDAQTGPKRRARQLTEEDLPINDYSENGLEFHPLWDERGYCCAQCRRANRYCRRVCEPLLGYYPYPYCYQGGRVICRIIMPCNWWIARMLGRV